One Drechmeria coniospora strain ARSEF 6962 chromosome 01, whole genome shotgun sequence genomic region harbors:
- a CDS encoding O-acetylhomoserine-lyase has protein sequence MNPLPLLETIASPSLPSKSHPLRFPFTATEAVMSDLSKHFETLQLHAGAEPDPTTKSRAVPIYATTSFTFDDSAHGARLFGLKQFGNIYSRIMNPTVDVFEKRMAALEGGVAALASSSGQGAQFITIATLAHAGDNIVSTTNLYGGTYNQFKVFLPRLGIRTKFVDGDRPEDFAAAIDDKTKAVYVESIGNPRYNVPDLEAIAKVAHDKGVPLVVDNTFGAGGYFVRPIDHGADIVVHSATKWIGGHGTTIGGVVVDSGKFDWGKHAKRFPQFVEPSESYHGINFWETFGPIAFIIRARVEVLRDLGATLNPFAAQQLLLGTETLSLRAERHAQNALALAKYLEKSTHVSWVSYPGLENHPSYATAKKYLKKGFGGVLSFGVKGGAAAGSQVVDGFKLISNLANVGDAKTLAIHPWTTTHEQLSDKEKVSSGVSEDLIRISVGIEHIDDIIADFEQSFKAAAATA, from the exons ATGAaccctctccccctccttGAAACTATTGCCTCACCCTCTCTGCCGTCCAAGTCACACCCGCTCCGCTTCCCCTTCACTGCTACAG AAGCAGTCATGTCGGATCTCAGCAAACACTTCGAAACGTTGCAGCTCCATGCGGG CGCCGAGCCTGATCCGACGACCAAGTCGAGGGCGGTGCCCATCTACGCGACGACG AGCTTCACCTTTGATGACTCGGCCCACGGAGCGAGGCTGTTCGGCCTCAAGCAGTTCGGCAACATCTACAGCCGCATCATGAAC cccaccgtcgacgtcttcgAGAAACGCATGGCGGCGCTCgaaggcggcgtcgccgccctcgcctcctcctccggaCAGGGCGCCCAGTTCATCACCATCGCGACGCTCGCCCACGCCGGCGACAACATCGTCTCCACCACCAACCTCTACGGCGGCACCTACAACCAGTTCAAGGTCTTCCTGCCCCGCCTCGGCATCCGCACCAagttcgtcgacggcgacaggcCCGAggactttgccgccgccatcgacgacaagaCCAAGGCCGTCTACGTCGAGAGCATCGGCAACCCGCGCTACAACGTgcccgacctcgaggccatcgccaaggTGGCGCACGACAAGGGCgtccccctcgtcgtcgacaacacCTTTGGCGCCGGCGGCTACTTTGTCCGACCCATCGACCACGGCGCCGACATCGTCGTCCACTCGGCCACCAAGTGGatcggcggccacggcaccaccatcggcggcgtcgtcgtcgactccgGAAAGTTTGACTGGGGCAAGCACGCCAAGCGCTTCCCCCAGTTCGTCGAGCCGAGCGAGAGCTACCACGGCATCAACTTCTGGGAGACCTTTGGCCCCATTGCCTTCATCATCCGCGCCCGCGTCGAGGTCCTGCGCGACCTCGGCGCCACCCTGAACCCCTTTGCCGCCCAgcagctgctgctcggcaCCGAGACGCTGAGCCTGCGCGCCGAACGCCACGCCCAGAACGCCCTCGCGCTGGCCAAGTACCTCGAGAAGAGCACCCACGTCAGCTGGGTCTCGTACCCGGGCCTCGAGAACCATCCGTCCTACGCGACGGCCAAGAAGTACCTCAAGAAGggcttcggcggcgtcctGAGCTTCGGCGTCAAgggcggtgccgccgctggcagccaggtcgtcgacggcttcaaGCTCATCTCCAACCTTGCCAACGTCGGCGATGCCAAGACGCTCGCCATCCA CCCCTGGACCACGACGCACGAGCAGCTGTCAGACAAGGAAAAGGTCAGCTCCGGCGTCAGCGAGGACCTGATCCGCATCTCGGTCGGCATCGAGCATATTGACGACATCATTGCCGACTTTGAGCAGTCGTTCAAGGCTgctgccgccaccgcctAG
- a CDS encoding ctl transporter codes for MFSEYASRFLAQSQSRLSTFAGQNDNESGARAGDGPSSRPGRSPRDAGFRGPAPNRSFLSRAYGPSPYRQNGSGSRFSNLAFASPPSDDAPLFHNTLDEFREDDEEREREAADLFALQRSRRVAAASKLAESAESVDSRTSFDDGTGDDVEHEHRHRPYRQPGMDRGINSSWHGARSPRRPRVVRDALPEEDEGVPPPPVGDGGNGKLVDVGLSSQEDGDEDPPESLLGGEAPTDASPPPFQQFAPRSERMPFMARRSSGSESDVSSVRRQDPAEFEPAQAGNLPPTDGELFRHDPFFAWIFLISFAGMMSTFVLVWLHTWPRKSPVGDTIYTTLQKSFDMLVVDTVVAVLVSFVWLAALRSFVRPLVSVILVAVPVVMLSFSLYSFVSSFKGRTHGSSLQDGVMRCVSLFPAAACVLWLWLVVKGRKAIQQAIEILQFSSKILAQNPGLLLVGFGTLALIVAWTWAWLVMFTRVFMGGYFSKSLVRFVIRLSSWWLGAAFVFMYLWTLSVINAVHRATTAATVSQWYFHRNAAPATPSREIVLAALTHATSTIFGSVCQSTLTSLLVRAPLLFMPRRVGSAVTNLAAFWIPTSIVALTNPLTISYAAIHSQNLATSARGLEKMDVVSPTIPTTTLTPRSLQSRGRLNGLLPYRLAKLLLVATRLIMATGLGFAGWVITAKQLRIQLPDGMGVRGSAYAYVVGIMASFIGYSVMGAMEGILSGIVDAVLVCYGSEQRMQRGHGRFCLEAAYLFGERRIGEDGFA; via the exons ATGTTTTCGGAAT ACGCCTCGCGGTTCCTGGCACAGTCGCAGTCGAGGCTGTCCACCTTTGCCGGCCAAAACGACAACGAGAGCGGCGCTCGGGCGGGCGACGGACCGTCATCCCGCCCCGGCCGAAGCCCGCGAGATGCCGGCTTCAGAGGGCCGGCGCCGAATAGGTCGTTTCTGTCGCGCGCCTACGGGCCGAGCCCTTATCGACAGAACGGCAGCGGCTCTCGATTCAGCAACCTCGCCTTCGCGTCCCCGCCGTCGGACGACGCCCCCCTCTTTCACAACACGCTCGACGAGTTCcgggaggacgacgaggagcgcgaGCGGGAAGCCGCCGACCTCTTCGCCCTGCAGCGGTCACGAcgtgtcgccgccgcgagcaagctcgccgagagCGCCGAGTCGGTCGACAGTCGGACCTcgttcgacgacggcaccggcgacgacgtcgagcacgagcaccgGCACCGCCCGTACAGGCAACCCGGCATGGACCGGGGCATCAACAGCAGCTGGCACGGCGCCAGGAGCCCGCGCCGACCTCGCGTCGTGCGCGACGCCTTgccggaggaggacgagggggtgccgccgccgcctgtcggcgatggcggcaacggcaagctcgtcgacgtcggcttgAGCTCCcaggaagacggcgacgaggacccCCCCGAGTCcttgctcggcggcgaggcgccCACGGACGCGAGCCCCCCGCCGTTTCAGCAGTTCGCGCCGCGTTCCGAACGGATGCCCTTCATGGCCCGGAGATCGTCCGGCAGCGAATCGGACGTGAGCAGCGTCAGGAGGCAGGACCCGGCAGAGTTTGAGCCGGCCCAAGCCGGGAACCTGccgccgaccgacggcgagctcttCCGGCACGATCCCTTCTTCGCCTGGATCTTCCTCATCAGCTTCGCCGGCATGATGTCGACCTTTGTCCTCGTCTGGCTGCACACGTGGCCGCGGAAGAGCCCCGTCGGCGACACCATCTACACGACGCTGCAGAAGTCGTTCgacatgctcgtcgtcgacaccgtcgtcgccgtcctggtCTCCTTCGTCTGGCTCGCCGCCTTGCGTTCCTTCGTCCGGCCGCTGGTCagcgtcatcctcgtcgccgtccccgtcgtcatGCTCTCCTTCTCCCTCTACTCCTTCGTCTCCTCCTTCAAGGGCCGGACGCATGGCTCGAGCCTGCAGGACGGCGTCATGCGATGCGTCTCCCTcttccccgccgccgcctgcgtcctctggctctggctcgtCGTCAAGGGACGCAAGGCCATCCAGCAGGCCATCGAGATCCTGCAGTTCTCCTCCAAGATCCTCGCCCAGAACCCgggcctgctcctcgtcggcttcggcacccTCGCCCTCATCGTCGCTTGGACCTGGGCCTGGCTGGTCATGTTCACCCGCGTCTTCATGGGCGGCTACTTCTCCAAGTCGCTCGTCCGCTTCGTCATCCGCCTGTCGAGCTGgtggctcggcgccgccttcgTCTTCATGTACCTCTGGACCCTTTCCGTCATCAACGCCGTCCaccgggcgacgacggccgcgaccGTCTCGCAGTGGTACTTCCATCGCAACGCCGCCCCCGCCACGCCCTCGAGGGAGATTgtgctcgccgccctcacGCACGCGACCTCGACCATCTTTGGCAGCGTTTGCCAGTCGACCCTGACgtcgctcctcgtccgcgcGCCGCTGCTCTTCATGCCCCGGAGGGTTGGGTCGGCCGTGACGAACCTGGCGGCCTTCTGGATACCGACGTCCATTGTCGCGCTGACGAACCCCCTGACCATATCGTACGCCGCCATCCACTCCCAGAACCTcgcgacctcggcgaggggGCTCGAGAAGATGGACGTCGTGTCGCCGACcatcccgacgacgacgctcacGCCGCGGTCCCTGCAAAGCCGCGGCCGGCTGAACGGCCTGCTTCCCTACCGCCTGGCGaagctgctcctcgtcgccaccagGCTCATCATGGCCACGGGGCTTGGCTTCGCCGGATGGGTCATCACGGCGAAGCAGCTGCGCATTCAGCTCCCCGACGGCATGGGCGTCCGAGGCTCCGCGTACGCctacgtcgtcggcatcatggccagCTTCATCGGCTACTCCGTCATGGGCGCCATGGAGGGAATTCTcagcggcatcgtcgacgccgtcctcgtgtGCTACGGAAGCGAGCAGCGTATGCAGAGGGGCCACGGCAGGTTCTGCCTCGAGGCGGCCTACCTCTTCGGAGAGCGCAGGATTGGGGAGGACGGCTTTGCTTGA
- a CDS encoding Ras-related protein RABB1b, with product MASTPWDFIAKLVCIGDSGCGKSSLTIRLCEGRFTPHHDVTIGVEFGSRIVPVGPPHSKASPPSSAAAAVSAAASDGLPEPPRDTSHKPQKHMKLSLWDTAGQETYKSVTRSYFRGASGALLVFDLSRKQTFQHATDWLNDLRQIAEPDIVVVLVGNKADLTQQEENKREVTREEAEEWARRNGIMEYVETSAKSGENVEKAFMRVAESIYQNIQAGKYDLNDRRSGVKGPGAGGNRQVRLNSDANKAVAGGCC from the coding sequence atggcgtcgacgccgtgggACTTCATCGCCAAGCTCGTCTGCATCGGCGACTCGGGATGCGGAAAGTCCAGCCTCACGATCCGCCTCTGCGAGGGCCGCTTCACGCCCCATCACGACGTCACCATCGGCGTTGAGTTCGGCTCCCGCATCGTCCCCGTCGGCCCGCCCCATTCAAAGgcctcccctccctcgagcgccgccgccgccgtgtcgGCGGCTGCCAGCGATGGCCTGCCCGAACCGCCCCGCGACACGAGCCACAAGCCCCAGAAGCATATGAAGCTCAGTCTCTGGGACACGGCCGGCCAGGAGACGTACAAGTCCGTCACGCGGTCCTACTTTCGCGGCGCCAGcggcgccctcctcgtcttcgaccTCTCGCGGAAGCAGACCTTCCAGCACGCCACCGATTGGCTCAACGACCTGCGCCAGATTGCCGAGCccgacatcgtcgtcgtactcgtCGGGAACAAGGCCGACCTGACGCAGCAGGAGGAGAACAAGCGGGAGGTgacgagggaggaggccgaggagtgggcgaggaggaacgGCATAATGGAGTACGTCGAAACGAGCGCCAAGAGCGGCGAGAACGTCGAGAAGGCTTTCATGAGGGTCGCCGAAAGCATATACCAGAACATTCAAGCCGGCAAGTACGATCTGAACGACAGGAGATCAGGCGTCAAGGGGCCTGGTGCCGGAGGGAACCGCCAGGTCCGGTTGAACAGCGATGCCaacaaggccgtcgccggtggCTGCTGTTGA
- a CDS encoding putative dolichyl-phosphate-mannose--protein mannosyltransferase: protein MAGDKAAASGVEVGNGIRHRPVAGPHTSPSTESTQPEDNKKLVKKEASLIESVVEWEHIFAPILFTVLAFATRLWKIGISNVVTWDEAHFGKFGSHYIKREYYFDVHPPLGKMLVGLSGVLAGYNGTFDFKSGEKYPEEIDYTFMRAFNACFGALCIPMAYYTARALNFRRPTVWLITLMVLCENSYTTISRFILLDSMLLCGTVGTVLCWAKFHSHRRNSFEPEWFFWLFMTGVCIGCVCSVKLVGLFVTAMVGVYTIEDLWTKFGDTKMPVTELCAHLVSRVVGLIVVPFLIYLLSFALHFAILSNSGPGDAQMSSLFQANLNGTDVGMDAPLEIAMGSRVTLKNMGYGGGLLHSHVQTYPEGSHQQQVTCYHHKDANNDWFFIPIRTDPPYIHESDDPPRFLADGTITRLIHTQTGRNLHSHDIAAPVTKSDKEVSSYGNMTIGDDKDNWKIEVISDVASRNRNRIRTLTTAFRLRHTQLGCYLRAGNKNLPQWGFRQIEVTCTMDQNPRDTYTHWNVESHWNDKLPAGNPGVYKSPFFHDFIHLNVAMMTSNNALVPDPDKQDDLASKWWQWPFLHVGLRMCAWDEHTIKYYLLGNPSIYWGTTAALGVVGLVIACYLVRWQRGFTDLSEEELDQIHFSGIYPVIGWFLHYLPFVIMARVTYVHHYYPALYFAILAFGFLVDWFSRNRNATVQAAVYGTLYTLVIGLYILFIPISWGMTGSNKEYSYLMWFKNWNISD, encoded by the exons ATGGCTGGCGACAaagccgccgcctcgggcgtCGAAGTCGGCAACGGGATCAGGCACCGACCCGTTGCCGGGCCGCACACGTCCCCGAGCACCGAATCAACCCAGCCGGAAGACAACAAGAAGCTCGTCAAGAAG GAAGCATCCTTGATCGAGTCCGTGGTCGAGTGGGAGCACATTTTCGCCCCCATCCTCTTCACCGTCCTCGCTTTCGCCACCCGGCTGTGGAAAATTGGCATCAGCAACGTCGTGACCTGGGACGAGGCCCA CTTTGGCAAGTTCGGAAGCCACTACATCAAGCGTGAATACTACTTCGATGTCCATCCCCCGCTGGGCAagatgctcgtcggcctgtcCGGGGTTCTGGCCGGCTACAACGGCACGTTCGATTTCAAATCTGGCGAAAAGTATCCCGAGGAAATCGACTACACCTTCATGCGTGCCTTCAACGCCTGCTTCGGCGCCCTGTGCATCCCGATGGCCTACTACACTGCTCGTGCCCTCAACTTCCGCCGACCGACGGTATGGCTCATCACGCTCATGGTGCTCTGCGAGAATTCCTACACAACCATCAGCCGCTTCATTCTCTTGGATTCGATGCTGCTctgcggcaccgtcggcaccgtGCTTTGCTGGGCCAAGTTCCACAGCCATCGCCGCAACAGCTTCGAGCCGGAGTGGTTCTTCTGGCTTTTCATGACGGGCGTATGCATCGGCTGCGTCTGCAGCgtcaagctcgtcggcctcttcGTCACCGCCATGGTCGGTGTCTACACCATCGAGGACCTGTGGACCAAGTTTGGCGACACGAAAATGCCTGTC ACGGAACTTTGCGCCCACCTCGTCAGTCGTGTCGTCGGTCTCATCGTCGTTCCCTTCCTCATCTACCTCCTGTCCTTTGCCCTCCACTTCGCCATCCTCAGCAACTCCGGCCCCGGCGATGCGCAGATGAGCTCTCTGTTCCAGGCAAACCTGaacggcaccgacgtcggCATGGATGCCCCCCTCGAAATCGCCATGGGTTCGCGCGTGACGCTCAAGAACATGGGATACGGCGGTGGCCTGCTCCACTCGCACGTCCAGACCTACCCGGAGGGCTCGCATCAGCAGCAGGTTACTTGCTACCACCACAAGGATGCCAACAACGACTGGTTCTTCATCCCCATCCGTACCGATCCGCCTTACATCCACGAGTCCGACGATCCACCCCGCTttctcgccgacggcaccatcaCTCGCCTCATCCACACACAGACGGGACGAAACCTGCACTCGCACGACATCGCCGCGCCCGTCACCAAGAGCGACAAGGAGGTCTCGAGCTACGGAAACATGaccatcggcgacgacaaggacaaCTGGAAGATCGAGGTCATCAGCGATGTCGCGTCCCGGAACCGCAACAGGATTCGCACATTGACCACGGCCTTCCGCCTGCGCCACACCCAACTCGGCTGCTACCTTCGCGCCGGCAACAAGAACTTGCCTCAGTGGGGCTTCCGGCAGATTGAGGTTACCTGCACGATGGATCAGAACCCTCGCGACACCTACACGCATTGGAACGTCGAATCCCACTGGAACGATAAGC TGCCCGCGGGTAACCCCGGCGTGTACAAGTCGCCGTTCTTCCACGACTTCATCCATCTCAACGTGGCCATGATGACGTCGAACAACGCCTTGGTTCCCGACCCCGACAAGCAGGACGACCTGGCTTCCAAATGGTGGCAGTGGCCCTTCCTGCACGTCGGCCTCCGCATGTGCGCCTGGGACGAGCACACGATCAAGTACTACCTCCTCGGTAACCCGTCCATCTACTGGGGCACCacggccgccctcggcgtcgtgggACTCGTCATTGCCTGCTACCTGGTGCGGTGGCAGCGCGGCTTCACCGACctgagcgaggaggagctggacCAGATTCACTTCTCGGGCATCTATCCCGTCATCGGATGGTTCCTGCACTACCTTCCCTTTGTCATCATGGCTCGCGTCACCTACGTCCATCACTACTATCCGGCCCTGTACTTTGCCATCCTCGCCTttggcttcctcgtcgattGGTTTTCGAGGAACCGCAACGCGACGGTCCAAGCCGCCGTGTACGGCACCCTGTACAcgctcgtcatcggcctctACATTCTTTTCATCCCCATCAGCTGGGGCATGACGGGCTCGAACAAGGAATACAGCTACCTGATGTGGTTCAAGAACTGGAACATCAGCGACTAA
- a CDS encoding CHY zinc finger containing protein: MSSLVSEFIINPVLRHARRFSEISLSAFTAEDESAESAEPAEPAATAPAPQEATPDAIATPPQTPRSRPLSTSTDETRVGDLGASPSIEDAPLDHLGFPLVPKKARAAIPEDDGMHELRARIQAINARDIPHSDKARLMHDILLEKYRASQVGFHSKATPERSEPTGQAYEHLASSGPLESLKFWNGQLGDSASRKYFLTEADMAPTYAPIRQPKTPGNETPTTAPSTPPDVRRPLGCQHYERNVKLQCSICSKWYTCRFCHDAHEDHNLIRKDTKNMLCMLCATPQPASDVCVSCGEIAALYYCHICKLWENRPSKPIYHCNDCGICRRGWGLGKDFFHCKTCRACITTSIESSHKCIERSTDCDCPICGEYMFTSPRPVVFMPCGHSIHKKCYEQHMRVSYKCPICNKSLANMETQFRNLDVAIQSQPMPPEFRDTKATVLCNDCSGKCTVPYHWLGLKCSICRSYNTVELQIHGEDSQEFPSASGTSASAAAAAPQLPHDSTRQVMNVADARAVAWVASRRRHSSHGVEFQHHVPDRTARSMSPLTSSMEPYLNSVPADVDSDDDIFGFWRGNVEEEEDDSSDDRESDDESDGLPEIEDDEDDDEDEIVLIGHR, from the exons ATGTCATCTCTCGTCTCCGAATTCATCATCAACCCTGTACTGCGCCACGCACGACGATTTTCGGAGATATCTCTGTCGGCCTTCACCGCCGAAGACGAGTCTGCAGAGTCCGCCGAACCTGCAGAGCCCGCAGCCACCGCACCTGCTCCGCAGGAGGCGACCCCtgacgccatcgccacccCCCCCCAGACACCCCGCTCCAGACCCCTCAGCacgtcgacggacgagacgagagTTGGGGACCTCGGGGCCAGCCCGTCGATAGAAGATGCTCCTCTAGATCATCTTGGCTTTCCCTTGGTCCCCAAGAAGGCCCGTGCGGCCATTCCCGAGGATGACGGCATGCATGAGCTCAGAGCGCGGATCCAGGCCATCAACGCCCGAGATATCCCCCACTCCGACAAGGCCAGGCTGATGCACGACATCCTGCTGGAAAAGTACCGCGCCTCTCAGGTCGGCTTCCACAGCAAAGCGACGCCCGAACGAAGCGAGCCGACGGGGCAGGCGTACGAGCATCTTGCTTCCTCGGGGCCGCTGGAGTCGCTCAAGTTCTGGAACGGGCAGCTGGGCGACTCTGCCTCTCGAAAGTATTTCttgaccgaggccgacatGGCGCCGACGTATGCGCCGATCCGCCAGCCCAAGACGCCGGGAAAcgagacgccgacgacggcgccctcgacaccGCCCGACGTCCGTCGTCCGCTTGGATGCCAGCATTACGAGCGCAACGTGAAGCTGCAATGTTCCATCTGCAGCAAGTGGTATACCTGCCGCTTCTGCCACGATGCTCACGAGGACCACAACTTGATTCGCAAGGATACGAAAAACATGCTCTGCATGCTCTGCGCAACCCCTCAGCCGGCGTCGGATGTCTGCGTGAGCTGCGGCGAGATTGCCGCCCTCTACTACTGCCACATTTGCAAGCTGTGGGAGAATCGACCGAGCAAGCCCATCTATCACTGCAACGATTGCGGCATCTGTCGCAGGGGCTGGGGTCTTGGCAAGGACTTCTTCCACTGCAAG ACGTGCCGTGCTTGCATCACAACGTCGATCGAAAGCTCCCACAAATGCATCGAGCGCTCGACGGACTGTGACTGTCCAATCTGCGGCGAGTACATGTTTACGTCGCCGAGACCCGTCGTCTTCATGCCTTGCGGTCACAGCATCCATAAGAAATGCTACGAGCAACACATGAGGGTGTCGTACAAATGTCCCATCTGCAACAAAAGCCTGGCCAACATGGAGACGCAGTTCCGCAACTTGGACGTGGCCATCCAAAGTCAACCCATGCCCCCGGAGTTTCGAGACACGAAAGCGACCGTTTTATGCAACGACTGCTCCGGGAAGTGCACCGTTCCCTATCACTGGTTAGGACTCAAATGCTCGATCTGCCGGTCCTACAATACCGTAGAGCTTCAGATACATGGCGAAGACAGCCAAGAGTTCCCCTCGGCTTCCGGGACATCGGCTTCGGCagctgccgccgcgccgcaGCTGCCGCACGATTCTACGCGGCAGGTTATGAATGTCGCAGATGCCCGCGCGGTGGCTTGGGTCGCCAGCAGACGACGGCACTCGTCGCACGGCGTCGAGTTTCAGCACCACGTCCCGGACAGGACCGCCCGCTCCATGTCGCCTCTGACCTCGAGCATGGAGCCGTACTTGAATTCCGTTCCTGCCGATGtggactcggacgacgatATTTTCGGCTTCTGGAGAGGCAACgtggaggaagaagaggatgACTCGAGCGACGACCGggagtcggacgacgagAGTGACGGGCTTCCGGAGattgaggacgacgaggacgacgatgaagacgagaTCGTTCTCATCGGCCACAGAtga
- a CDS encoding putative Mitotic-spindle organizing protein 1, which yields MPESEKRVAAQQAVDILHEISTILNCRLDRQTLSICISMIERGVHPEALAHVIKELRQEAAHQVGQDAASR from the exons ATGCCCGAATCCGAGAAGCGCGTCGCGGCGCAGCAAGCCGTAGACATTCTCCACGAGATTTCCACAATATTG AATTGTCGCCTCGATCGCCAGACACTGTCCATCTGCATATCCATGATCGAGCGCGGCGTCCACCCCGAGGCACTGGCT CATGTCATCAAGGAGCTGCGTCAGGAGGCGGCACACCAGGTTGGCCAAGACGCCGCTTCCAGGTAG
- a CDS encoding mitochondrial 54S ribosomal protein YmL9 encodes MAPRLPIRVALPRPSAILPQGAARRLILPQLRTAPPSRGVHNGWSTVPPRSKHRRFNQVNSGLPALTTGPAAALKRRENTTPLRAGVLATKKGMTSLFVGKTRTPCTVLQLDQVQVIANKTREQHGYWAVQVGSGTRAGRNVTSPLLGYYEAKGIAPKSKLGEFKVRDDKGLLPVGAQLLPDWFQLGQYVDVRARSRGMGFAGGMKRHGFKGQGASHGNSKNHRTIGTTGPSQGSGSRVMPGKKMPGRMGNEWVTVQNLKVLQVDNELGVVLVSGAVPGPKGRLVKLQDSKKRKAPALPHREKALRELGERQPDADAQLEAARLSHLDMKAQRQAKTAEL; translated from the coding sequence ATGGCGCCTCGTCTACCGATACGAGTGGCCCTCccccggccgtcggccattCTCCCCCAGGGCGCAGCCCGACGGCTCATCCTTCCACAGCTCAGGACGGCACCTCCCAGCCGCGGCGTGCACAACGGCTGGTCGACGGTTCCTCCTCGCTCCAAGCACCGCCGCTTCAACCAGGTCAACTCTGGGCTCCCGGCCCTCACCACCGGCCCCGCGGCGGCCCTCAAGCGCAGGGAGAACACGACACCTCTGCGGGCGGGCGTGCTGGCGACGAAAAAGGGCATGACGAGCCTCTTTGTCGGCAAGACCCGCACCCCTTGCACCGTCCTCCAGCTCGACCAGGTGCAGGTGATTGCCAACAAGACGCGGGAGCAGCACGGGTACTGGGCCGTCCAGGTCGGCTCCGGCACGAGGGCCGGTCGCAACGTCACGAGCCCCCTGCTCGGCTACTACGAAGCCAAGGGCATCGCCCCCAAGAGCAAGCTCGGCGAGTTCAAGGTCCGGGATGACAAGGGCCTGCTGCCCGTCGGTGCCCAGCTGCTGCCGGACTGGTTCCAGCTCGGCCAGTACGTCGACGTGCGAGCACGGTCCCGCGGCATGggcttcgccggcggcatgaAACGGCACGGCTTCAAGGGCCAGGGCGCCTCGCACGGAAACTCCAAGAACCACCGAACGATCGGCACGACAGGTCCCTCGCAGGGCAGCGGCAGCCGCGTCATGCCGGGCAAGAAGATGCCGGGCCGCATGGGCAACGAGTGGGTGACGGTGCAGAACCTCAAGGTGCTCCAGGTCGACAACGAGCTGGGCGTCGTGCTGGTCAGCGGCGCCGTGCCGGGGCCCAAGGGACGGCTCGTCAAGCTGCAGGATTCGAAGAAGCGGAAGGCGCCCGCGCTGCCGCACAGGGAGAAGGCGCTGAGGGAGCTCGGGGAGAGGCAACCGGATGCGGACgcgcagctcgaggccgctcGGCTGAGCCATCTAGACATGAAGGCCCAACGGCAGGCGAAGACGGCCGAGCTCTGA
- a CDS encoding cytochrome oxidase complex assembly protein, whose protein sequence is MLSRAIQRRLEASLPRCKPHAPSSSRGTGQRRWLTPAPKKGDGPLMSRRADRELPDIKQVRFRWGRSLPLFLGIVALSSLAIFNYQKSSSPIVSSTLYALRTSPRARALLGDDIYFKHQIPWIRGEMNQLQGRINIYFTVRGNRASATMRFASHRPSSRSLFETTEWSLTMDGSGERIDLLDGRDPFRGLLGDDAASLPELDEEHGPSSASTRGFRQQGALNK, encoded by the exons ATGCTATCGCGAGCGATCCAACGGAGGCTCGAGGCCTCGCTGCCGAGATGCAAACCCCatgcgccgtcgtcctcccgAGGCACCGGCCAACGACGGTGgctgacgccggcgccgaagaaAGGCGACGGTCCGCTCATGTCTCGGCGTGCCGACCGCGAACTACCAG ACATCAAGCAGGTACGCTTCCGATGGGGCCGTAGCCTacccctcttcctcggcatcgtcgccctctcgTCGCTCGCCATCTTCAACTACCaaaagtcgtcgtcgcccatcgtctcctcgacgctcTACGCGCTGCGAACCTCGCCCCGGGCGCGGGCGCTCCTCGGCGATGACATCTACTTCAAGCACCAGATCCCCTGGATCCGCGGCGAGATGAACCAGCTGCAGGGCCGCATCAACATCTACTTTACCGTTCGTGGCAACCGCGCCAGCGCGACCATGCGCTTTGCCAGCCACCGACCCTCGAGCCGCTCCCTCTTCGAGACGACCGAGTGGAGCCTCACCATGGACGGCTCCGGCGAGCGCATCGACTTGCTCGACGGTCGGGACCCCTTCCGAGGcttgctcggcgacgacgccgcttCGCTGccggagctcgacgaggagcatgggccgtcgtcggcgtcgacgaggggcTTCAGGCAGCAGGGCGCTCTGAACAAGTAG